A genomic region of Eucalyptus grandis isolate ANBG69807.140 chromosome 5, ASM1654582v1, whole genome shotgun sequence contains the following coding sequences:
- the LOC120294041 gene encoding putative receptor-like protein kinase At4g00960, producing the protein MDLANLLLLLLLLMFASTINAQFPVTYCGSTGNFTANSTYQTTLTTLLSSISTTNSLSLSYGFFNASAAISGTSQTLYVFGLCRGDLTTKTCRACLNVLASDMRHLCPLQKEARLYSGNCTIRYSDASFFGVVLTEPPYTVATGVVRRSDTYGAAMKKLLNGLPAEAARGGSLRKYASGNESVGPDMIYALVQCTPDLTEQQCSDCLVVVAQEIRYCCLGSTEGRYMVPSCLILYETNNRFFDPTSEPPPLPPPPPSQEGYAMPPPPVGKSNSTRTVIIVVITSISALLVISIVIVLLNMKRKKKQPREIVEGEVVHEISTEISTVESLQFDFSVIRVATDNFSDSKKLGQGGFGVVYMGQLSNGQEMAVKRLSQNSSQGEVEFKNEFMLLAKLHHRNLVKLLGFCLEGVERLLIYEFVPNSSLDQFIFDPLKRANLNWDMRHKIIMGVARGMLYLHEDSRLRIIHRDLKASNVLLDSKMNPKISDFGMARLFELDQTQAKTKRIVGTYGYMAPEYAMHGTFSIKSDVFSFGVLLLEIVSGQRNALFRMGDDTEVLISYVWKNWREGSLSNIIDPSITSGSSIEIARCIHIGLLCVQENMISRPTMASVLLMLKSHSVTLRVPSRPAFYIHSGVESNMPSISKSNQFSKNEVSMTELYPR; encoded by the exons atggatcttGCCAATCTCCTCCTCTTGTTGCTTCTTCTCATGTTTGCTTCCACCATAAACGCCCAATTCCCGGTGACCTACTGTGGTTCGACCGGCAACTTCACTGCCAACAGCACCTACCAAACCACCCTCACCACcctcctctcctccatctccaccaccaactCCTTGTCCCTCTCCTACGGCTTTTTCAATGCCTCTGCTGCCATCTCCGGCACCTCCCAAACCCTCTATGTCTTTGGCCTCTGCCGCGGTGACTTAACCACCAAAACCTGCCGCGCCTGCCTCAATGTCTTGGCCTCTGACATGCGCCACCTCTGCCCCCTACAAAAGGAGGCACGCCTCTACAGCGGGAACTGCACCATTCGGTACTCGGACGCCTCGTTCTTCGGTGTAGTCCTGACAGAACCACCCTACACGGTAGCCACCGGTGTTGTCCGGAGATCAGACACATACGGCGCAGCAATGAAGAAGCTCCTGAACGGTCTGCCGGCTGAGGCAGCGCGTGGTGGCTCATTGAGAAAGTACGCATCAGGGAACGAATCAGTGGGGCCTGACATGATCTATGCGTTGGTGCAGTGCACACCAGACTTGACGGAGCAGCAATGCAGCGACTGCTTGGTTGTAGTCGCCCAGGAGATCAGGTACTGCTGTCTCGGGTCCACAGAAGGACGGTACATGGTGCCAAGTTGCCTAATCCTGTACGAGACCAATAATCGGTTCTTCGACCCAACAAGTGAGCCACCTCCGCTGCCTCCGCCACCACCATCGCAGGAGGGATATGCAATGCCTCCACCACCAG TGGGAAAGAGTAATTCGACGAGGACTGTGATCATTGTGGTCATCACAAGTATTTCTGCGCTACTTGTCATCAGCATTGTCATCGTGCTCCTGAAtatgaaaaggaagaagaagcagcccaGAGAAATTGTTGAAG GTGAAGTTGTGCATGAAATTAGCACGgaaattagcacggtcgagtcaCTGCAATTTGATTTCAGCGTTATCAGAGTGGCAACGGATAACTTCTCTGATTCCAAGAAGCTTGGACAAGGCGGTTTTGGTGTTGTCTACATG gGACAGCTCTCCAACGGACAAGAAATGGCGGTGAAACGGCTATCGCAGAATTCCAGCCAAGGGGAAGTTGAGTTCAAGAATGAGTTCATGTTACTAGCTAAGCTACACCATAGGAACTTGGTCAAACTCCTAGGTTTCTGTCTGGAAGGAGTTGAACGGCTTCTCATTTACGAGTTTGTGCCCAATTCGAGCCTCGATCAGTTCATATTTG ATCCCTTGAAGCGTGCGAATCTCAACTGGGACATGCGTCACAAGATAATAATGGGCGTTGCCCGAGGGATGCTTTATCTGCACGAAGACTCTCGACTTCGTATTATCCATCGGGACCTCAAAGCCAGCAACGTTTTGTTAGACTCAAAAATGAATCCAAAGATATCGGATTTTGGTATGGCGAGGCTGTTCGAGTTGGATCAAACTCAGGCCAAGACAAAACGAATCGTGGGGACCTA TGGATATATGGCGCCAGAATATGCGATGCACGGAACTTTCTCAATCAAGTCAGATGTGTTCAGTTTTGGAGTGCTACTTTTGGAGATTGTGAGTGGTCAAAGGAACGCTCTTTTCCGCATGGGTGATGACACGGAAGTCCTTATAAGCTAT GTCTGGAAGAATTGGAGGGAAGGATCATTATCAAACATTATCGATCCCTCTATAACTTCTGGTTCAAGTATTGAAATTGCGAGGTGCATCCACATTGGTCTACTATGTGTCCAAGAAAATATGATTAGCCGGCCAACAATGGCCTCGGTCCTTCTCATGCTTAAAAGCCACTCGGTCACTCTCCGAGTGCCATCAAGACCCGCATTCTACATACACAGCGGTGTCGAATCTAATATGCCATCCAT AAGCAAATCGAACCAGTTCTCGAAAAATGAGGTCTCTATGACTGAGCTGTACCCACGGTAG